The window TTTAGCGGACTTTAGGGGGTCTCTTTGACTTATCGGTAAAAAAGGATCGAATTGCTGAACTTGAACAGGAGATGACTACACCTGATTTTTGGGATAATCAGGATAAGGCCCAAAAAGTGATTAATGAAGTCAATTCCATTAAGGAGTTAGTACAATCCTTTGAAAAGAATGAAGAAGCGTTAGAAAATTTAGAAGCCAACTATGAACTGGTAAAAGATGAAGATGACCCAGAACTAAGGGAAGAGCTTGAAGAGGAAGTAAAATTACTAACAGATGAACTGAATCAGTTTGAATTACAAATGCTTCTTAGTGACCCGTATGACCGTAACAATGCAATTTTAGAGCTACATCCTGGTGCTGGTGGGACGGAATCACAAGACTGGGCAAGTATGTTGCTTCGTATGTATACCCGTTGGGCTGAGAAAAAAGGATTTAAAGTTGAGACAATGGATTATTTACCTGGTGATGAAGCAGGCGTAAAAAGTGTTACATTGCTTATTAAAGGCCATAATGCCTACGGATACTTAAAAGCGGAGAAGGGGATCCATCGTTTAGTTCGTATCTCACCATTTGACTCCTCAGGTCGACGTCATACTTCATTTGTCTCTTGTGAAGTCATGCCAGAATTTGATGATGATGTAGAGGTAGATGTAAAAACTGAAGACTTGAAAATCGATACGTATCGTTCAAGTGGAGCAGGCGGACAGCACGTGAATACGACTGATTCTGCAGTTAGGATAACGCACGTGCCAACAAACACAGTAGTAACCTGTCAGTCAGAGCGTTCCCAAATTAAAAACCGTGAAAAAGCGATGAAGATGTTAAAGGCGAAACTGTATCAATTAGAAATTGAACGTAAGCAACAGGAGCTTGATGAAATTCGTGGTGAGCAAAAAGATATCGGCTGGGGTAGTCAAATCCGCTCGTATGTATTCCACCCATACTCGATGGTTAAAGATCATCGAACAAATGTAGAAGTCGGTAACGTCCAAGGTGTAATGGACGGAGAGCTGGGCCCATTCATCGATGCGTACTTACGCTCGAAGTTGTCATAATAAGATGGAAGGTAGGATGCCCTATCTTCCTTTTTTTGTCGTTGCTGCTTTACCGGGGTAATGTGTTAATTTAACCGCGTTTACGGCTTCTGAAATGTGTGTTATATTCCAAACGGACTATTCGTTACAGAACGTAAACAGAGGGGATAAACGTGATGTTACATAATTCTCGTAGAACACCACTTTCACCAAAACAGTTGGTGTTAATTGAATATTTTTATGTACTGTTAGGATCATTTTTTGTTGCTATCTCATTTAATGTATTTCTATTACCAAATCGAGTAGCCTCAGGTGGGGTTGCCGGGATTAGTACGATTACAGAGGCAGTATTTCAGTGGGAGCCGGCACTTGTTCAAGGTGCGTTAAATGTTCCTCTATTTTTAGCGGGCGTAATAATATTAGGAGCAAATTTTGGGTTGAAGTCTTTTGTCGGAACGCTGATTTTACCATTTTTCGTTTATCTTACCAAGGATATCGACCCTGCAACGATGAATCCGTTGCTCGGAGCTATTTTTGGTGGTATGGGTGTAGGTCTTGGTTTAGGTATCGTGTTTCGTGGTCGGGCCTCTACTGGTGGAATTGATGTTGCAGCCCAAATTTTACATCGTTATACAAACATATCCCTCGGGCTATGTATTGCGATTATCGATGGTGCTATTGTCGTAACCTCTGCTCTCGTCTTTAATGTCGAGCAAGGTTTATATGCGTTAATTGGTTTGTTTATTACGAGTCGAACAATTGATGTTGTTCAAGTAGGCTTTAATACATCGAAAAATGTCATGATTATTACGAAATATCCGAATGAAGTAAGGGATGAAATTTTTGCAAAAGTTGACCGTGGCGTGACAATTTTAAGTGGGACTGGTGGTTACACGAATGAGGAACGGAACGTCATTATGTGTGTTGTTGACCAAAAGGAATTTTCGCAATTAACTCGAATTGTAAAAGGTATTGATCCGGGTGCTTTCGTTGTGGCCATGGCAGCGGCTGAAGTACTTGGAGAAGGGTTTAAATCAACATAAATCGGTTATAATAACGGTAATTCGAAACCGTTGACGAGGGGGATCTTTAAACATGAAGAAGGTAATGCGATTCACATCTCTTAGCGCAATATTATTATTAGCCGCATGCGGTGGGGGAGGCGACGGTGCTGAAGGTGGAAATGACACTGACGCACCGAATGCAAACGGAGAACAAATTTATGAAAATAACTGCTCTTTTTGCCATGGCGCTGATCTATCTGGAGGAGCAGGCCC of the Salirhabdus salicampi genome contains:
- the cccB gene encoding cytochrome c551 → MKKVMRFTSLSAILLLAACGGGGDGAEGGNDTDAPNANGEQIYENNCSFCHGADLSGGAGPNLQNVGDKYERDEIVHIILNGKGNMQKVNVSEEDAQTVADWLLTRD
- the prfB gene encoding peptide chain release factor 2 (programmed frameshift) — translated: MDLTEIKQELDKMANRLADFRGSLDLSVKKDRIAELEQEMTTPDFWDNQDKAQKVINEVNSIKELVQSFEKNEEALENLEANYELVKDEDDPELREELEEEVKLLTDELNQFELQMLLSDPYDRNNAILELHPGAGGTESQDWASMLLRMYTRWAEKKGFKVETMDYLPGDEAGVKSVTLLIKGHNAYGYLKAEKGIHRLVRISPFDSSGRRHTSFVSCEVMPEFDDDVEVDVKTEDLKIDTYRSSGAGGQHVNTTDSAVRITHVPTNTVVTCQSERSQIKNREKAMKMLKAKLYQLEIERKQQELDEIRGEQKDIGWGSQIRSYVFHPYSMVKDHRTNVEVGNVQGVMDGELGPFIDAYLRSKLS
- a CDS encoding YitT family protein, with translation MLHNSRRTPLSPKQLVLIEYFYVLLGSFFVAISFNVFLLPNRVASGGVAGISTITEAVFQWEPALVQGALNVPLFLAGVIILGANFGLKSFVGTLILPFFVYLTKDIDPATMNPLLGAIFGGMGVGLGLGIVFRGRASTGGIDVAAQILHRYTNISLGLCIAIIDGAIVVTSALVFNVEQGLYALIGLFITSRTIDVVQVGFNTSKNVMIITKYPNEVRDEIFAKVDRGVTILSGTGGYTNEERNVIMCVVDQKEFSQLTRIVKGIDPGAFVVAMAAAEVLGEGFKST